In Rattus norvegicus strain BN/NHsdMcwi chromosome 1, GRCr8, whole genome shotgun sequence, a genomic segment contains:
- the Gpatch1 gene encoding G patch domain-containing protein 1 isoform X1, translated as MAALDSDSEEDLISYGTGLEPLEEGERPKKPIPLQDQTVRDEKGRYKRFHGAFSGGFSAGYFNTVGSKEGWTPSTFVSSRQNRADKSALGPEDFMDEEDLSEFGIAPKAIVTTDDFASKTKDRIREKARQLAAAAAPIPGATLLDDLITPAKLSVGFELLRKMGWKEGQGVGPRVKRKARRQKADPGVKIYGCALPPGGSEGSEDEDDDYLPDNVTFAPKDVMPVDFTPKDNVHGLAYKGLDPHQALFGMPGEHLNLFGGASEGTSHLLGDVGLSKGRKLGISGQAFGVGALEEEDDDIYATETLSKYDTVLKDEEPGDGLYGWTAPKQYKNHKEPERDLRYVGKILEGFSLASKPLSSKKIYPPPELPRDYRPVHYFRPVVAATSKNAHLLQVLSESSGKAGQDMGTHSRHQLNASKRGELLGEMPVQGSATSVLEFLSQKDKERIKEVKQATDLKAAQAKARSLAQSASSSRAQASTPDPGHSSWHLALGSGTVTTRASNFKPFAKDPEKQRRYEEFLVHMKKGQKDALERCLDPNMTEWERSREREEFARAAQLYVSSNSTLSSRFTHAKEEDDSDQVEVPRDQENDLSDKQSAVKMKMFGKLTRDTFEWHPDKLLCKRFNVPDPYPGSTLVGLPRVKRDKYSVFNFLTLSEPASLPTAPVPSEKAPQQRGPDKSRKPSRWDTSKQEKKEDSISEFLSQARSKVGPSKQESSALGSKEEQASEPHPDMTVDKAVDAQPDREGSRPSMDLFKAIFASSSDEKSSSSEEEQDDSEDSQEHTEEASLKGSQEAAVGETSLIHAAEQEPGEPATPFPIQKVQIDEREEFGPRLPPVFCPNVRQKLEIPHKEKPKKSKERHRSKKEHRRKREKKKKHKKHKHKSKQKNKKSEKNSSSESTDSSDSGSDAGGSTELSPQELLRR; from the exons ATGGCGGCGCTGGACAGTGACAGCGAGGAGGATCTGATCAGCTATGGAACGGGCCTGGAGCCTCTGGAAGAAG GTGAAAGACCAAAGAAACCTATTCCTCTTCAAGACCAGACTGTCAGAGACGAGAAAGGAAGGTACAAGCGCTTTCATGGAGCCTTTAGTGGTGGTTTCTCCGCTGGTTACTTCAATACCGTCGGCTCAAAGGAAG GATGGACACCCTCTACCTTTGTGTCTTCAAGACAGAACAGAGCGGACAAATCTGCTCTTGGACCTGAGGATTTTATGGATGAAGAG GATCTTAGTGAATTCGGGATAGCGCCTAAAGCAATTGTTACCACAGATGATTTTGCTTCCAAAACCAAAGACAGAATACGGGAGAAGGCCAGGCAGCTGGCAGCTGCTGCAGCCCCTATTCCTGGAGCCACGCTGCTTGATGATCTCATCACGCCAGCAaa ATTGTCTGTTGGCTTTGAATTGCTAAGAAAAATGGGTTGGAAGGAAGGACAAGGAGTTGGCCCTCGGGTGAAGAGAAAGGCACGCCGACAGAAAGCGG ATCCTGGTGTTAAGATCTATGGCTGTGCTTTGCCACCTGGAGGCTCTGAAGGGTCTGAG GATGAAGATGATGACTACTTGCCTGACAATGTGACTTTTGCTCCTAAAGACGTCATGCCTGTGGATTTTACACCTAAAGATAATGTACATGGGTTGGCTTACAAGGGCCTGGACCCCCACCAAGCATTGTTTGGAATGCCAGGAGAACACCTGAATCTTTTTGGTGGAGCATCTGAGGGGACCAGCCATCTTCTTGGAGATGTTGGGCTGAGTAAAGGAAGAAAACTGGGCATTTCTGGCCAG GCTTTTGGTGTAGGTGCCCTGGAAGAGGAAGATGACGACATCTATGCCACGGAAACTTTATCCAAGTATGACACTGTGCTGAAGGACGAGGAGCCTGGAGATGGCCTCTATGGCTGGACAGCTCCCAAGCAATACAAAAATCACAAAG AACCCGAGAGAGATCTTCGATATGTTGGCAAAATTTTGGAAGGATTTTCCTTGGCTTCTAAACCTTTATCTTCAAAGAAA ATTTATCCACCCCCCGAGTTGCCCAGGGACTACCGACCAGTGCATTATTTCAGACCTGTGGTCGCTGCAACGTCCAAGAACGCTCACTTACTTCAGGTGTTATCGGAGTCATCTGGGAAAGCAGGGCAAGACATGGGCACACACAGTAGGCATCAACTCAATGCCTCCAAGCGGGGGGAGCTGCTAGGAGAGATGCCTGTTCAAG GGTCAGCGACTTCAGTGTTGGAGTTTCTGTcccaaaaagacaaagaaagaattaaagaagtGAAGCAAGCAACCGACCTGAAAGCCGCCCAAGCCAAGGCCAGGAGTCTGGCCCAGAGTGCGTCAAGCAGCAGAGCACAGGCCTCCACACCAGACCCTGGGCACAGCTCATGGCATCTGGCCCTGGGCAGTGGGACAGTCACCACCAGAGCCAGCAACTTCAAGCCTTTTGCCAAAGATCCAGAAAAGCAGAGACGATATGAAGAGTTCTTAGTACACATGAAGAAGGGTCAGAAAG ATGCTCTGGAGCGATGCCTGGACCCCAACATGACCGAGTGGGAGCGAAGCCGAGAGCGGGAAGAGTTTGCTCGGGCAGCCCAGCTCTACGTGTCCTCCAACTCCACCCTGTCCTCCAGGTTCACTCACGCCAAGGAGGAAGATGATTCAGATCAGGTTGAAGTTCCTCGAGACCAAGAG AATGACCTCAGTGACAAGCAGTCAGCTGTGAAGATGAAGATGTTTGGGAAGCTCACTCGAGATACGTTTGAATGGCACCCTGACAAGCTTCTGTGTAAGAGGTTTAACGTCCCTGACCCGTATCCGGG CTCGACTTTAGTTGGCTTACCCAGAGTGAAGAGGGATAAATACTCAGTCTTCAACTTCCTGACGctctcagagcctgcctctctgcccacaGCTCCAGTACCCAGTGAAAAAGCCCCGCAGCAACGGGGTCCAGACA AATCCAGGAAACCATCCCGATGGGACACATCcaaacaggagaagaaagaggattcCATTAGCGAGTTTTTAAGTCAGGCTAGATCAAAAGTTGGACCTTCAAAACAAGAATCCAGTGCCTTAGGAAGCAAAGAGGAACAGGCCTCTGAGCCACACCCAGACATG ACTGTAGACAAAGCTGTGGATGCACAGCCGGACAGGGAAGGTAGCCGTCCTTCCATGGATTTATTCAAGGCCATCTTTGCCAGTTCCTCTGATGAAAAGTCCTCATCTTCAGAGGAGGAGCAAGACGACAGTGAGGACAGTCAAGAGCACACCGAGGAGGCCAGCCTTAAAGGTTCCCAGGAGGCTGCTGTCGGGGAGACCTCTCTGATCCATG CTGCTGAGCAGGAGCCTGGTGAGCCTGCAACCCCCTTCCCCATCCAAAAGGTACAGATCGATGAACGGGAAGAGTTCGGGCCTCGGCTGCCTCCTGTCTTCTGCCCCA ACGTTCGACAGAAACTCGAGATACCTCACAAAGAGAAAcccaagaaaagcaaagaaagacacaggagcaagaaggaacacagaaggaagagagagaag aaaaagaaacataagaaacacaaacacaaaagtaagcaaaagaataagaaatcagaaaaaaatagcaGTTCTGAGAGTACAGATAGCAGTGACAGTGGGAGTGATGCAGGAGGGTCCACAGAGCTGTCCCCGCAGGAGCTGCTTCGAAGGTAA
- the Gpatch1 gene encoding G patch domain-containing protein 1 — MAALDSDSEEDLISYGTGLEPLEEGERPKKPIPLQDQTVRDEKGRYKRFHGAFSGGFSAGYFNTVGSKEGWTPSTFVSSRQNRADKSALGPEDFMDEEDLSEFGIAPKAIVTTDDFASKTKDRIREKARQLAAAAAPIPGATLLDDLITPAKLSVGFELLRKMGWKEGQGVGPRVKRKARRQKADPGVKIYGCALPPGGSEGSEDEDDDYLPDNVTFAPKDVMPVDFTPKDNVHGLAYKGLDPHQALFGMPGEHLNLFGGASEGTSHLLGDVGLSKGRKLGISGQAFGVGALEEEDDDIYATETLSKYDTVLKDEEPGDGLYGWTAPKQYKNHKEPERDLRYVGKILEGFSLASKPLSSKKIYPPPELPRDYRPVHYFRPVVAATSKNAHLLQVLSESSGKAGQDMGTHSRHQLNASKRGELLGEMPVQGSATSVLEFLSQKDKERIKEVKQATDLKAAQAKARSLAQSASSSRAQASTPDPGHSSWHLALGSGTVTTRASNFKPFAKDPEKQRRYEEFLVHMKKGQKDALERCLDPNMTEWERSREREEFARAAQLYVSSNSTLSSRFTHAKEEDDSDQVEVPRDQENDLSDKQSAVKMKMFGKLTRDTFEWHPDKLLCKRFNVPDPYPGSTLVGLPRVKRDKYSVFNFLTLSEPASLPTAPVPSEKAPQQRGPDKSRKPSRWDTSKQEKKEDSISEFLSQARSKVGPSKQESSALGSKEEQASEPHPDMTVDKAVDAQPDREGSRPSMDLFKAIFASSSDEKSSSSEEEQDDSEDSQEHTEEASLKGSQEAAVGETSLIHAAEQEPGEPATPFPIQKVQIDEREEFGPRLPPVFCPNVRQKLEIPHKEKPKKSKERHRSKKEHRRKREKKKKHKKHKHKSKQKNKKSEKNSSSESTDSSDSGSDAGGSTELSPQELLRRLKCLPLRRQ, encoded by the exons ATGGCGGCGCTGGACAGTGACAGCGAGGAGGATCTGATCAGCTATGGAACGGGCCTGGAGCCTCTGGAAGAAG GTGAAAGACCAAAGAAACCTATTCCTCTTCAAGACCAGACTGTCAGAGACGAGAAAGGAAGGTACAAGCGCTTTCATGGAGCCTTTAGTGGTGGTTTCTCCGCTGGTTACTTCAATACCGTCGGCTCAAAGGAAG GATGGACACCCTCTACCTTTGTGTCTTCAAGACAGAACAGAGCGGACAAATCTGCTCTTGGACCTGAGGATTTTATGGATGAAGAG GATCTTAGTGAATTCGGGATAGCGCCTAAAGCAATTGTTACCACAGATGATTTTGCTTCCAAAACCAAAGACAGAATACGGGAGAAGGCCAGGCAGCTGGCAGCTGCTGCAGCCCCTATTCCTGGAGCCACGCTGCTTGATGATCTCATCACGCCAGCAaa ATTGTCTGTTGGCTTTGAATTGCTAAGAAAAATGGGTTGGAAGGAAGGACAAGGAGTTGGCCCTCGGGTGAAGAGAAAGGCACGCCGACAGAAAGCGG ATCCTGGTGTTAAGATCTATGGCTGTGCTTTGCCACCTGGAGGCTCTGAAGGGTCTGAG GATGAAGATGATGACTACTTGCCTGACAATGTGACTTTTGCTCCTAAAGACGTCATGCCTGTGGATTTTACACCTAAAGATAATGTACATGGGTTGGCTTACAAGGGCCTGGACCCCCACCAAGCATTGTTTGGAATGCCAGGAGAACACCTGAATCTTTTTGGTGGAGCATCTGAGGGGACCAGCCATCTTCTTGGAGATGTTGGGCTGAGTAAAGGAAGAAAACTGGGCATTTCTGGCCAG GCTTTTGGTGTAGGTGCCCTGGAAGAGGAAGATGACGACATCTATGCCACGGAAACTTTATCCAAGTATGACACTGTGCTGAAGGACGAGGAGCCTGGAGATGGCCTCTATGGCTGGACAGCTCCCAAGCAATACAAAAATCACAAAG AACCCGAGAGAGATCTTCGATATGTTGGCAAAATTTTGGAAGGATTTTCCTTGGCTTCTAAACCTTTATCTTCAAAGAAA ATTTATCCACCCCCCGAGTTGCCCAGGGACTACCGACCAGTGCATTATTTCAGACCTGTGGTCGCTGCAACGTCCAAGAACGCTCACTTACTTCAGGTGTTATCGGAGTCATCTGGGAAAGCAGGGCAAGACATGGGCACACACAGTAGGCATCAACTCAATGCCTCCAAGCGGGGGGAGCTGCTAGGAGAGATGCCTGTTCAAG GGTCAGCGACTTCAGTGTTGGAGTTTCTGTcccaaaaagacaaagaaagaattaaagaagtGAAGCAAGCAACCGACCTGAAAGCCGCCCAAGCCAAGGCCAGGAGTCTGGCCCAGAGTGCGTCAAGCAGCAGAGCACAGGCCTCCACACCAGACCCTGGGCACAGCTCATGGCATCTGGCCCTGGGCAGTGGGACAGTCACCACCAGAGCCAGCAACTTCAAGCCTTTTGCCAAAGATCCAGAAAAGCAGAGACGATATGAAGAGTTCTTAGTACACATGAAGAAGGGTCAGAAAG ATGCTCTGGAGCGATGCCTGGACCCCAACATGACCGAGTGGGAGCGAAGCCGAGAGCGGGAAGAGTTTGCTCGGGCAGCCCAGCTCTACGTGTCCTCCAACTCCACCCTGTCCTCCAGGTTCACTCACGCCAAGGAGGAAGATGATTCAGATCAGGTTGAAGTTCCTCGAGACCAAGAG AATGACCTCAGTGACAAGCAGTCAGCTGTGAAGATGAAGATGTTTGGGAAGCTCACTCGAGATACGTTTGAATGGCACCCTGACAAGCTTCTGTGTAAGAGGTTTAACGTCCCTGACCCGTATCCGGG CTCGACTTTAGTTGGCTTACCCAGAGTGAAGAGGGATAAATACTCAGTCTTCAACTTCCTGACGctctcagagcctgcctctctgcccacaGCTCCAGTACCCAGTGAAAAAGCCCCGCAGCAACGGGGTCCAGACA AATCCAGGAAACCATCCCGATGGGACACATCcaaacaggagaagaaagaggattcCATTAGCGAGTTTTTAAGTCAGGCTAGATCAAAAGTTGGACCTTCAAAACAAGAATCCAGTGCCTTAGGAAGCAAAGAGGAACAGGCCTCTGAGCCACACCCAGACATG ACTGTAGACAAAGCTGTGGATGCACAGCCGGACAGGGAAGGTAGCCGTCCTTCCATGGATTTATTCAAGGCCATCTTTGCCAGTTCCTCTGATGAAAAGTCCTCATCTTCAGAGGAGGAGCAAGACGACAGTGAGGACAGTCAAGAGCACACCGAGGAGGCCAGCCTTAAAGGTTCCCAGGAGGCTGCTGTCGGGGAGACCTCTCTGATCCATG CTGCTGAGCAGGAGCCTGGTGAGCCTGCAACCCCCTTCCCCATCCAAAAGGTACAGATCGATGAACGGGAAGAGTTCGGGCCTCGGCTGCCTCCTGTCTTCTGCCCCA ACGTTCGACAGAAACTCGAGATACCTCACAAAGAGAAAcccaagaaaagcaaagaaagacacaggagcaagaaggaacacagaaggaagagagagaag aaaaagaaacataagaaacacaaacacaaaagtaagcaaaagaataagaaatcagaaaaaaatagcaGTTCTGAGAGTACAGATAGCAGTGACAGTGGGAGTGATGCAGGAGGGTCCACAGAGCTGTCCCCGCAGGAGCTGCTTCGAAG